From the genome of Azospira restricta, one region includes:
- a CDS encoding YHS domain-containing protein, with translation MKDKEPIKDVVCGMWVDPTSFGAEYLGRHFAFCTAQCRERFLANPHLYVGLPGRPAPKQSGQTVLKRRRFVLDTALDAYQADSVRARVGALMGIEAVEVRGAEIVVTYDLLQATAAQIEAAFADAGARLGSGWAERLRRGFVHYTEECEIGQLQVGPPSGCH, from the coding sequence TTGAAAGATAAGGAACCGATCAAGGACGTGGTGTGCGGAATGTGGGTGGATCCCACCAGCTTCGGCGCCGAGTATCTGGGCAGGCATTTCGCTTTCTGTACGGCGCAGTGCCGCGAGCGCTTCCTCGCCAACCCGCACCTGTATGTCGGTCTGCCCGGCCGCCCGGCTCCGAAACAGAGCGGACAGACGGTGCTCAAGCGCCGGCGCTTCGTGCTCGACACGGCCCTCGACGCGTATCAGGCCGATTCCGTGCGGGCACGAGTGGGCGCGTTGATGGGGATCGAGGCTGTGGAGGTGCGCGGTGCGGAGATCGTCGTGACGTATGATCTGTTGCAGGCGACCGCGGCCCAAATCGAGGCCGCTTTCGCGGATGCCGGTGCGCGGCTCGGCAGTGGGTGGGCCGAGCGCCTGCGCCGCGGCTTCGTGCACTACACGGAAGAGTGCGAAATTGGCCAGCTGCAGGTCGGTCCGCCTTCTGGGTGCCATTGA